One part of the Streptomyces nigra genome encodes these proteins:
- the thyX gene encoding FAD-dependent thymidylate synthase produces MTDTPAADLKPSFRSDVSVELVKHSAADSDVLWAARVSTAGEQSLDELKKDPERSRGLINYLMRDRHGSPFEHNSMTFFISAPIFVFREFMRHRVGWSYNEESGRYRELQPVFYVPDESRKLVQEGRPGKYVFVEGTQAQQELVGRVMEDSYRQAYEAYQEMLAAGVAREVARSVLPVGLFSSMYATCNARSLMHFLGLRTQHELAKVPSFPQREIEMVGERMEAEWAKLMPLTYAAFNANGRVAP; encoded by the coding sequence GTGACCGACACCCCCGCCGCCGACCTCAAACCCAGCTTCCGCAGCGATGTCAGCGTGGAGCTGGTCAAGCACAGCGCGGCCGACTCCGACGTGCTGTGGGCCGCCCGTGTCTCCACCGCCGGCGAGCAGTCCCTGGACGAGCTGAAGAAGGACCCGGAGCGCTCCCGGGGCCTGATCAACTACCTGATGCGGGACCGGCACGGCAGCCCCTTCGAGCACAACTCGATGACCTTCTTCATCAGCGCCCCGATCTTCGTGTTCCGCGAGTTCATGCGCCACCGCGTGGGCTGGTCGTACAACGAGGAGAGCGGGCGCTACAGGGAGCTCCAGCCCGTCTTCTACGTCCCCGACGAGTCCCGCAAGCTCGTGCAGGAGGGCCGCCCCGGCAAGTACGTCTTCGTGGAGGGCACCCAGGCCCAGCAGGAGCTCGTCGGCCGGGTCATGGAGGACTCCTACCGGCAGGCGTACGAGGCGTACCAGGAGATGCTCGCCGCCGGCGTGGCCCGCGAGGTCGCCCGCTCGGTCCTCCCGGTCGGCCTGTTCTCCTCGATGTACGCCACGTGCAACGCCCGCTCGCTCATGCACTTCCTCGGCCTGCGCACCCAGCACGAGCTGGCGAAGGTCCCGTCCTTCCCGCAGCGCGAGATCGAGATGGTGGGGGAGCGCATGGAGGCCGAGTGGGCCAAGCTCATGCCGCTCACGTACGCCGCGTTCAACGCCAACGGCCGGGTGGCGCCCTGA
- the dapA gene encoding 4-hydroxy-tetrahydrodipicolinate synthase has product MAPTSTPQTPFGRVLTAMITPFTADGVLDLDGAQRLATHLVDAGNDGLIINGTTGESPTTSNAEKKDLVRAVLDAVGDRAHVVAGVGTNDTRHSLELAHDAEQVGAHGLLVVTPYYNKPPQEGLYRHFKAIADSTGLPVMLYDIPGRSGVPISTETIVRLAEHPRIVANKDAKGDLGRASWTIARSGLAWYSGDDMLNLPLLSVGAVGFVSVVGHLVTPDLRALIEAYTSGDVQKATEIHQKLLPVYTGMFRTQGVMTTKAALALQGLPAGPLRAPMVECSPEEIEQLKIDLAAGGVQL; this is encoded by the coding sequence ATGGCTCCGACCTCGACTCCGCAGACCCCCTTCGGGCGGGTCCTCACCGCCATGATCACGCCCTTCACGGCGGACGGCGTACTCGATCTCGACGGCGCGCAGCGGCTCGCCACGCACCTGGTGGACGCAGGCAACGACGGCCTGATCATCAACGGCACCACCGGCGAGTCGCCCACCACCAGCAACGCGGAGAAAAAGGATCTCGTACGCGCCGTGCTGGACGCCGTCGGCGACCGGGCCCACGTGGTGGCCGGGGTCGGCACGAACGACACGCGGCACAGCCTGGAGCTCGCCCACGACGCGGAGCAGGTGGGCGCGCACGGCCTGCTGGTCGTCACGCCGTACTACAACAAGCCCCCGCAGGAGGGCCTGTACCGGCACTTCAAGGCCATCGCCGACAGCACCGGCCTGCCCGTCATGCTCTACGACATCCCCGGCCGCAGCGGCGTCCCGATCAGCACCGAGACGATCGTCCGGCTCGCCGAGCACCCGCGCATCGTGGCCAACAAGGACGCCAAGGGCGACCTCGGCCGTGCCAGCTGGACCATCGCCCGCTCCGGGCTCGCCTGGTACTCCGGCGACGACATGCTGAACCTGCCGCTGCTCTCCGTCGGCGCCGTGGGCTTCGTCTCCGTCGTCGGCCATCTTGTGACCCCGGACCTGCGCGCACTCATCGAGGCGTACACCTCCGGCGACGTCCAGAAGGCCACGGAGATCCACCAGAAGCTGCTCCCGGTCTACACCGGCATGTTCCGCACCCAGGGCGTCATGACGACCAAGGCGGCGCTCGCCCTCCAGGGGCTCCCCGCCGGACCCCTGCGCGCCCCCATGGTGGAGTGCTCCCCCGAGGAGATCGAGCAGCTCAAGATCGATCTTGCCGCGGGCGGGGTACAGCTCTAA
- a CDS encoding ribonuclease J has product MSHPHPELGPPPPLAEGGLRVTPLGGLGEIGRNMTVFEYGGRLLIVDCGVLFPEEEQPGIDLILPDFSSIRNRLDDIEGIVLTHGHEDHIGGVPFLLREKPDIPLIGSKLTLALIEAKLQEHRIRPYTLGVSEGNRERIGPFDCEFVAVNHSIPDALAVAIRTPAGMVVHTGDFKMDQLPLDNRLTDLHAFARLSEEGIDLLLSDSTNAEVPGFTPHERDISNVLRQVFAGARKRVIVASFASHVHRIQQILDAAHEYGRRVAFVGRSMVRNMGIARDLGYLKVPPGLVVDVKTLDDLPDSEVVLVCTGSQGEPMAALSRMANRDHQIRIVQGDTVILASSLIPGNENAVYRVINGLTRWGANVVHKGNAKVHVSGHASAGELLYFYNICRPKNLMPVHGEWRHLRANAELGALTGVPHDRIVIAEDGVVVDLVEGKAKIAGKVQAGYVYVDGLSVGDVGEPALKDRKILGDEGIISVFLVVDSSTGKITGGPHIQARGSGIEDSAFADVIPRITETLERSAQDGVVEPHQLQQLVRRTLGKWVSDTYRRRPMILPVVVEV; this is encoded by the coding sequence TTGAGTCATCCGCATCCTGAACTGGGCCCGCCCCCGCCGCTTGCCGAAGGCGGGCTGAGGGTCACCCCGCTCGGCGGCCTCGGCGAGATCGGCCGGAACATGACCGTCTTCGAGTACGGCGGCCGCCTGCTGATCGTCGACTGCGGAGTGCTCTTCCCCGAGGAGGAGCAGCCCGGAATCGACCTGATCCTGCCGGACTTCTCGTCCATCAGGAACCGCCTCGACGACATCGAGGGCATCGTCCTCACCCACGGTCACGAGGACCACATCGGCGGTGTGCCCTTCCTGCTGCGCGAGAAGCCGGACATCCCGCTGATCGGCTCCAAGCTGACCCTGGCCCTGATCGAGGCCAAGCTCCAGGAGCACCGGATCCGCCCGTACACCCTGGGGGTGTCCGAGGGGAACCGCGAGCGCATCGGCCCCTTCGACTGCGAGTTCGTCGCGGTCAACCACTCCATCCCGGACGCCCTCGCCGTGGCCATCCGCACCCCCGCGGGCATGGTGGTCCACACGGGCGACTTCAAGATGGACCAGCTCCCGCTGGACAACCGCCTGACCGACCTGCACGCCTTCGCGCGTCTGAGCGAAGAGGGCATCGACCTCCTTCTCTCCGACTCCACGAACGCGGAAGTGCCGGGCTTCACGCCGCACGAGCGGGACATCTCCAACGTCCTGCGCCAGGTCTTCGCCGGTGCCCGCAAGCGCGTGATCGTGGCCAGCTTCGCCAGCCACGTCCACCGCATCCAGCAGATCCTGGACGCGGCCCACGAGTACGGCCGCCGGGTCGCCTTCGTCGGCCGTTCGATGGTCCGCAACATGGGGATCGCTCGCGACCTCGGCTACCTCAAGGTCCCGCCGGGCCTGGTCGTCGACGTCAAGACGCTCGACGACCTCCCGGACAGCGAGGTCGTCCTGGTCTGCACGGGCTCCCAGGGCGAACCGATGGCCGCCCTGTCCCGGATGGCCAACCGCGACCACCAGATCCGCATCGTCCAGGGCGACACGGTGATCCTGGCGTCGTCGCTCATCCCGGGCAACGAGAACGCGGTCTACCGCGTGATCAACGGCCTGACCCGCTGGGGCGCCAACGTCGTCCACAAGGGCAACGCCAAGGTCCACGTCTCGGGCCACGCCTCGGCCGGCGAGCTGCTGTACTTCTACAACATCTGCCGCCCGAAGAACCTGATGCCCGTCCACGGCGAATGGCGCCATCTGCGCGCCAACGCCGAGCTGGGCGCCCTGACCGGCGTCCCGCACGACCGGATCGTCATCGCCGAGGACGGCGTCGTCGTCGACCTGGTCGAGGGCAAGGCGAAGATCGCGGGCAAGGTCCAGGCCGGATACGTCTACGTCGACGGCCTCTCCGTCGGTGACGTCGGCGAGCCGGCCCTGAAGGACCGCAAGATCCTCGGCGACGAGGGCATCATCTCGGTCTTCCTGGTGGTGGACTCCTCCACAGGCAAGATCACGGGCGGCCCGCACATCCAGGCCCGCGGCTCCGGTATCGAGGACTCGGCCTTCGCGGACGTCATCCCGAGGATCACCGAGACGCTGGAACGCTCGGCCCAGGACGGTGTGGTCGAACCGCACCAGCTGCAGCAACTGGTGCGCCGGACCCTCGGCAAGTGGGTCTCGGACACCTACCGTCGCCGGCCGATGATCCTGCCGGTGGTCGTGGAGGTCTGA